The Halovivax ruber XH-70 genome includes the window ATGCGGCTCTCGGCGTCGGCGTCGCCGTCGCGCGCGCTCGCAATGGAGTCGATCTCGTCGAAGAAGATGATCGTCGGCGACTCCTCGCGAGCGTGTTCGAACGCCTCCCGCAGTTTCTCCTCGGACTCGCCCTTGTACTTCGACATAATCTCTGGGCCGGAGATGGAGATGAAGTGGGCGTCCACCTCGTTCGCGACGGCCCGTGCGATCAGGGTCTTGCCCGTGCCGGGTGGTCCGTACAGGAGGACGCCGGATGGGGGCTCCACGCCAAGACGCTGGAAGAGTGCCGGCTCCGATAGCGGAAGCTCGATCATCTCGCGGACGAGTTCGAGTTCCTCGTCGAGCCCGCCGATGTCCTCGTACGTGGCTCCCGAAGCGGGCCGTGATCGGGCACCTGTCGCGGCCGGTTGGGCGGGTTGCTCGGCGCTCGCGTCTCCCCGGTCGCGAACGTCCGTCGCGTCCTGTCCATTGCTCACGACGATGTCCGTGTCGGTCGTGATGCGAACGTCACCGTCGGGAACGGTCGCGACGACCCGGAACGGTTCCCCGGCGACCCCCTCGATTCTGATCTGCTCGCCGGCCCGAACGGGTCGGTTTCTGAGTTTCTGGTTCGCGACCCGTTCGGTAAGGTTGGTCTCGGCTTCGTTGGCGACGGTGGGTGCGGCCAGAACGACTTCGTCTGCCGGCGAAATCGACGAGCCATCGAGCGGACGCACCGTGACGCTATCTCCGACGTGCACCCCTGCATTGGCGCGCGCGTCGGCATCGATCTGAACCACGGTGTCGTCCACCGTCGGATCGGCCGGCCACATCTTCGCGACGGTCGAGTCCGTCCCCTCGATAACCACCGAATCCCCGCTCAGCACACCGAGTGCGCGGCGGGCTGGTTCCGGTATTCTGGCCACGCCTCGCCCGGCATCTCGCTTCTCGGCTGCACGCACCGAGAGGCGTACTCCGTCAGTGTCCGACTCGCTCATGTGAGGTCTTACGTGGCTGTCACCTTGAGAATTATCCTCGTCGGCCGTGTGGTCAGGGGCCAGGAATCAGTGACTGGCTGTCCCCCATGTACCCCCAAGATGTATGGTGACACGACACAATGCCTTTCCGATCACGGCCCGTTGTCGCCGACATGGTCGCCGAAACCGAGCGGGACGGTGAGACGTGGTACGAGTGCGACAGTTGCGGCATGCTGTTCGACGACCGGGACGATGCGAAGACGCACGAAGCCAATTGCGACGAGGAAGATCCGACATACATCCAGTGAGAGCCTGATTCGGTAGCAGACAGAGTTACCGAGAGACGAGACTCGTCGGGACGCTATGGTGGCGACTCACGACCGTACTCGTTCGTCTCCGGTGTCGGGAGAGGCCGATCGACGTTCCGGGAGGAGTTCGATCGACTACGTCTCGGTGACGAGTTCGTACGCACGCTCGCTGAACTCGTCTTCGGCGAAGACGAAAACTCGGCCATCGACGACCGCCGGTTCGACGCTGACCGTGACGGAGTGGCCCTCGGCCGCTGCCGAGACGCCGGGGAAGAGCACGGATCGTTCTCCTTGCTCGATCAGCACCCGACCGACGCCGGTCGATTCGAGGATCTCTGCGTCCGTCTTCAGGTCGTTCACGTACGTCATCACACCCTCGACGCCGTCCTCGTCGGTGACGAGTACGTGCACCGTCTTGCCTGGTGGTGTCGTGAGCGACGACTCGATCGGCTCCGGCGGCCCGTGGTAAAACACCTCTCGCCCGTCCAGGTACCTGACGACGATCCCGCCGTCGACGAGATCCACTTCGAGCGTACTGGGGGCGACTTCCGAACGCGTGCTCATAGCCGTTCGTACGGCTGGGCGCGCCTAAAGACTGTGTTTCTCCCCGTCGACCGCCCCCTGGCAATCACTCCCGTCACCGTCAGCGGTAAGTAGCCCCTCGGCTCAGTGGCGATATGGACGGACGGGCCGTCGCCCCCGCTGCAGGCACCGTGGTCAACGCCATCGCGACCGGTCACGGCGCCGCGTTCGCGATCGATCTTGAGACCACCGCAACGGTCGAGCTCACGAGCGACGGCGACATCCGAGGTACGGTCGCCGACGCCCCGGACGCCGATACGGAACTCGTCGAGCAGTGCGTTCGACACGTCTTCGACGCAGTCGGAGACGAAGCCGGACTCGATCGATCAATCGCCGGTGCCCGGATCCGAACGGAGAGTGCCGTGCCGATGGCCGCCGGTCTGAAAAGTTCGAGCGCCGCCGCAAACGCGACGGTACTGGCGACGCTCGACGCACTCGACTGTGCCGACGCGATGGACCCGATCGACGCCTGCCGACTCGGCGTCGAGGCAGCGCGAGCGGCCGGGGTCACGATCACCGGTGCGTTCGACGACGCGTCGGCGAGCATGCTCGGCGGCGTCACCGTGACGAACAACACGACCGACGAACTGGGGAAACAGGAGACGGTCGACTGGGACGTCCTCGTCTACACGCCACCGGACCGGGCGTTCAGCGCGGCCGTCGATGTCACGGCCTGCGAACGCGTCGCGCCGATGGCCGAACTCGCGATCGAACTCGCGAGTGAGGGCCGATTCGTCGAGGCGATGACCGTCAACGGCTTCGTCTTCAGTGCGACGCTGGGGTACGATCCCGACCCGTTACTCGCGGCCCTCCCGGACGCAGCCGGCGCGTCGCTGTCCGGTACGGGCCCGAGTTTCGTCGCGGTCGGGGACGCCGAAGCACTCGACGCCGTCGAACGCGACTGGACCGAGCGGCCGGGGACGACGATTCGAACGACGACCAGAACGAAGGGAGCCACTATCGTATGACCGACACCGATCCAGACCACGACACCGGGGACGAACCGACACCGGACGAGATGACTCTCGACGAACTCAGATCGGAGATTCGAGAGATCGACTCCGAACTCGTCCGACTCATCGCGCGACGGACCTACGTCGCCGACTCCATCGCCCGCGTCAAAGACGCCGAGGGGTTGCCGACCGTCGACGAAACGCAAGAACAGCGCGTGATGGACCGCGCCGGCGAGAACGCAGACCGGTTCGACGTCGATTCGAACCTCGTCAAGGCCATCTTCCGCTTGCTCATCGAGTTGAACAAGGTCGAACAGCGCGAGCGCAGGTAAGCGGTCTCGAACCGACGCGATTCGAGCCAGCAGACAATTGCGTCGATGTCGATTCACATCGACTGAGGCGATCGTTGTAATCCGCTTTCGGAACCGACTGCACAACTCAGTCCAGCCCAAGACTCAGTCTCAACGTGTCGTCTACCGCTTCCATCGTCTTGGTGTCGAGAGCTCCAACAACAGAGTGAATCCGCTTTTCGATGGAGACGACTCGAATCTGATCGAGGCGGATCGAGGAATCTTTCTCGAACGGTGACTCCGCTGCGTCGACGAAAACCTCGAACGGATAGCCTCGATGCGTCCCCGTCGTAGGCGCAACGATAGTCGTACTGGCGTTTTCGTTCCCCACGTCGTTCTGGACGACGACTGCGGGACGAGTCTTTTTCATCTCGTGGCCTTCCGCAGGATCGAGTCGAACGATAACGACGTCACCGCGACGAACCGTTGACCCCTCGCTCATGTATCTAATCCGTCCCACGCCTCGTCCGACACGTCGGTCCACCCTTCTGCCAATTCTTCAGCACTCCCAGACGCCTCACGGTACGCGGCGGCCAGCTCGTCGGTATCCGGCTGATCGTTTTCTACCTCGACGACTGCGACGGTTACACGCTTGTTCGCGTACTCCGTCCCGAGATAGATCCGCCCTCGATCGTCGGTTTCGTTGGTTTGTAGATCCTGGGCATCCACTTTCGTCATACCTCCTGCTACGGTCCGCCGATTGATAAATGCTACCCACTATTACCCACGTTTACTCTCCGGGAAGCCTTTCAACAGGTTCAAACGACCTGAACAGGGTCGCACAGCGCGAGCACAGGTGAGCGGTCTCGAACCCAGAGACGATTCGGGGCGATCGATTGGGGCTTCTCGATACCCCACTCACGCATCCGCGTTGATCGAGGTTCGAAAAGCCGGGCAGAACAAACGAGTAACAAAATTCGAATCCGGTATGTGCCTCCGTCCGACCTCCCTGTGAACTACCACCGTGTGTTTCGAATCGATAACCGGTCGGCGCTGCCGGGTCGGGAACTACTTTTACCCCCCACGGGCTAGTGCCGGGAGATTCCAGTGTTGTCGTGGCTTCCGAACCCGATGCGGCTCACGATCCTGTGGATCGGTCTCGGCCTCGCTCGGTTGGGACTGATCGACCGTGAGCGTGCGGTTCGGACGGCCGATCTCGCCTGGCCACGCATCGTGACCGGCCTTGCGCGGATGTCGAAGAGCGCGGTCGACGTCGCGATGGTCGGCATCGCGGTCGGTGAGGCGGCGATCGCCGGCGTCGGGTTCGCGACGCCGTTCTGGGGACTCGCGTTCACCATCGGCGGCGGGGTCGCCGGCGGGACGATCGCGCTCGTCTCCCAGCGCTACGGTGCCGAACAGTTCGACGAACTCGGACAGGCGATTCGCTCGTCCGTCCTGCTCGTCCTGCTCATCAGCCTTCCGGTCACCGCCTTCTTCGCGGTGTTTTCGACCGAGCTCGTCTCGATCATCACGACGAAACCCGAGCCCCTGTCGCTGGGGGCGTCCTACCTCGCGGTCGTGGCGTTCGGCGTCCCGTTCGCCGGACTCAACCTGATCGGGAGTCGCACGTTCGTCGGCATGGACGACGCCTGGACACCGATGATCATCAGAGCGGGCGGTGCCATCGCCAACATCGGTTTCAGCGCGTTCTTCATCTTCGTGGCCGACCTCGGGGTGGCCGGGGCGGCCCTCGGGACCGTGCTGGCCAACGTCGTCGTCTCGGCCGGCTTCGCGACGCTCCTGATCCGCGGGTCGTTCCCCGGCGTCCCCGACATGGTCGTCACGATCGATCCGTTCGGGTCGTACGTCAATCGAGAGATCATCCGATCGCTCGTCGAGATCGGGACCCCGGTCTTCCTGCGGAACATGGTCTGGACCGTCGCCGAACTCCCGCTACTCGGGATCGTCGACATCTTCGGCACTGACACCGCGTCGGCGTTCGTCATCACGCGACGGATCTGGGGCCTGATGAACACGCCAGGCTGGGGATTCAGCCTCGCAGCCTCCAGTCTCGTCGGGCAGGAACTCGGGACCGGTGCAGAGGACACCGCCGCCGAGTACGGGAACGAGATCATCCGATACTCCGTTGCCGTCTACGCCGTGTCGGCGACGATCGTGTTCGTCTTCGCCGAGCCGATCGTCCAGGGGTTCGTCGACGAACCCGGCTCGCAGGTCGTCCCGATCGCCATCTCTCTCGTGTACGCAGCCTGTGTCGCGATCCTCTTCCGCGGCATCGTCGGCTCCGCCGAGGGCGCGTTGAACGCTGCGGGCGACACCCGCTGGCCGTTCTACGCCCAGTTGCTCGGTATGTTCGGCGGGGCGATTCCCCTCGCATACCTCGGCGCGACGACGTCGCTCGGTATCTGGGGGCTCTACCTCGCGTTCGTCGCCGAGACGGCCGTCCCGGCTGTCGTCAACTACTACCGGTTCGGTACCGGTCGGTGGCGCGCCATCAGCCGGAGCTACCGTCCCGGCGGCACAACCAGTGACGATTAGTCCGGACCCAGTGACTGACCGAGGAATCGCCGATCCAGGAGTCAGATTTACGGATGCGGACACGGAGTTTCGAACAATGGATGCATCGGACGTGAGCAACCGGCGACGACGGAGCCACGAGCGGATCGAAACGGTCAGTGGAGTGCCCATGCGATGATCCCGATCGCGGCCGGTGTCGACCGCTACCTCGATCGCAAGTCCGTCGGCGAGGGGGCTGGAACGTACGCGGCGAACGCGTCGTCGATCCTCACCCGGTGGACGGAGTGGCTCGAGGCGGAATACGACGTAGAGACGTTCGCTGACCTGGAGCGCGCTCACCTCGAAGCATACGCCAGATACCTCTCGCGGCGGACGACACGGGACGAGTACGCTGCATCGACGGCACGAACCTACTTCGCCGTCGTCAGGGCCTTCCTCTCCTGGTGTGTCGAGGAATCGATCCTGTCGGCGAATCCCGCGGAAGCGAGTCGGGCCACTGCAGCGCTCCCCACACCAGTCGAGTCCGAAGCAGGTGGCCGATCGGTCGAACGCGCGACGTACGAACTCGAGGCCGAGGTACGACGGCTGGCTAACGAGGCACCCGATGGCTCGACCGAACGACTGAATCGGTTACGTGAGTACGCGATGATCGCGTTGTTGGCTCACGCCGGGCTGCGTGGTGGAGAACTCTTTCGAGTCCCGGAAGACGACCGACGCGACGGTGCGACGTGGGACGACGTTGACTTCTACGCAGGAACCATCAGAGTCCTCGGGACGTCACAGGAACTGGAAGACGTCTCACTGCCGGCCGGCGCCAGGACCCCGCTTCGGCGATATCGCGTCGCACTCGAACCGCCGACGACCGACTGGCCGCTCTTTCCAACCCGCCACGCACCCTCCATCGCCGCGACTG containing:
- a CDS encoding DUF7128 family protein; translation: MVAETERDGETWYECDSCGMLFDDRDDAKTHEANCDEEDPTYIQ
- a CDS encoding DUF5796 family protein, whose amino-acid sequence is MSTRSEVAPSTLEVDLVDGGIVVRYLDGREVFYHGPPEPIESSLTTPPGKTVHVLVTDEDGVEGVMTYVNDLKTDAEILESTGVGRVLIEQGERSVLFPGVSAAAEGHSVTVSVEPAVVDGRVFVFAEDEFSERAYELVTET
- a CDS encoding shikimate kinase, with protein sequence MDGRAVAPAAGTVVNAIATGHGAAFAIDLETTATVELTSDGDIRGTVADAPDADTELVEQCVRHVFDAVGDEAGLDRSIAGARIRTESAVPMAAGLKSSSAAANATVLATLDALDCADAMDPIDACRLGVEAARAAGVTITGAFDDASASMLGGVTVTNNTTDELGKQETVDWDVLVYTPPDRAFSAAVDVTACERVAPMAELAIELASEGRFVEAMTVNGFVFSATLGYDPDPLLAALPDAAGASLSGTGPSFVAVGDAEALDAVERDWTERPGTTIRTTTRTKGATIV
- a CDS encoding chorismate mutase translates to MTDTDPDHDTGDEPTPDEMTLDELRSEIREIDSELVRLIARRTYVADSIARVKDAEGLPTVDETQEQRVMDRAGENADRFDVDSNLVKAIFRLLIELNKVEQRERR
- a CDS encoding type II toxin-antitoxin system PemK/MazF family toxin, whose translation is MSEGSTVRRGDVVIVRLDPAEGHEMKKTRPAVVVQNDVGNENASTTIVAPTTGTHRGYPFEVFVDAAESPFEKDSSIRLDQIRVVSIEKRIHSVVGALDTKTMEAVDDTLRLSLGLD
- a CDS encoding MATE family efflux transporter, whose amino-acid sequence is MRLTILWIGLGLARLGLIDRERAVRTADLAWPRIVTGLARMSKSAVDVAMVGIAVGEAAIAGVGFATPFWGLAFTIGGGVAGGTIALVSQRYGAEQFDELGQAIRSSVLLVLLISLPVTAFFAVFSTELVSIITTKPEPLSLGASYLAVVAFGVPFAGLNLIGSRTFVGMDDAWTPMIIRAGGAIANIGFSAFFIFVADLGVAGAALGTVLANVVVSAGFATLLIRGSFPGVPDMVVTIDPFGSYVNREIIRSLVEIGTPVFLRNMVWTVAELPLLGIVDIFGTDTASAFVITRRIWGLMNTPGWGFSLAASSLVGQELGTGAEDTAAEYGNEIIRYSVAVYAVSATIVFVFAEPIVQGFVDEPGSQVVPIAISLVYAACVAILFRGIVGSAEGALNAAGDTRWPFYAQLLGMFGGAIPLAYLGATTSLGIWGLYLAFVAETAVPAVVNYYRFGTGRWRAISRSYRPGGTTSDD
- a CDS encoding tyrosine-type recombinase/integrase — translated: MIPIAAGVDRYLDRKSVGEGAGTYAANASSILTRWTEWLEAEYDVETFADLERAHLEAYARYLSRRTTRDEYAASTARTYFAVVRAFLSWCVEESILSANPAEASRATAALPTPVESEAGGRSVERATYELEAEVRRLANEAPDGSTERLNRLREYAMIALLAHAGLRGGELFRVPEDDRRDGATWDDVDFYAGTIRVLGTSQELEDVSLPAGARTPLRRYRVALEPPTTDWPLFPTRHAPSIAATVREGLADRGFDPDEIDAAFESATASDLAREYGISPPAITTEGARTILKRLSQRVEIAVDGDYLTPGDARRAHDDRGERTAATGPQGGIRTRALEESLVAVDESADQRPDDPSTSHDADPEAHRDDEE